A portion of the Oxynema aestuarii AP17 genome contains these proteins:
- a CDS encoding endonuclease domain-containing protein: MGGVLRHNLSESQGGIVARCNNSNFYLPYNSQLISIAKQMQQNPTTAEKKLWQECLRHFPLRILRQRPIDNFIVDFYCASLKLVIEIDGDSHFTQQCQDYDEERTRILEGYGITLVRFTNVDVLQNIEGVCQELEGWIPPTPLKKGGF; this comes from the coding sequence GTGGGGGGGGTTCTACGCCATAATTTATCCGAAAGCCAAGGGGGTATCGTCGCAAGATGTAACAACTCCAACTTTTACCTGCCCTACAATTCCCAACTTATCTCCATTGCTAAACAAATGCAGCAAAATCCCACAACTGCGGAGAAAAAACTTTGGCAGGAGTGCTTGCGACATTTTCCCTTGCGTATTTTGAGACAACGCCCCATTGATAATTTTATTGTTGACTTTTATTGTGCGAGTTTGAAGTTGGTTATTGAAATTGATGGAGACAGTCATTTTACCCAACAGTGTCAAGACTATGATGAAGAGAGGACGCGGATTTTAGAAGGATATGGGATAACGTTAGTTAGGTTTACTAATGTTGATGTGTTGCAGAATATTGAGGGGGTTTGTCAGGAGTTAGAGGGTTGGATCCCCCCAACCCCCCTTAAGAAGGGGGGCTTTTAA
- a CDS encoding transposase: MPYNPEKPRRSSLRLKGYDYTQPGAYFVTLCTKNRECLFGEVVGKVVELNEYGRIAAEMWQWLARQYLYVELDAWVVMPNHLHGILIITDTCSESDRKPLGGLVGAFKTVSGRKINQLRDTPGYPVWQRDFYDRINRNDKSLHNIRQYIANNPLQWDEDLENPNCDREVQSRQIPF; this comes from the coding sequence ATGCCCTACAATCCGGAAAAACCTCGGCGCAGTTCCCTACGATTGAAAGGATATGACTATACCCAACCAGGAGCATATTTTGTTACACTTTGCACTAAAAATCGGGAATGTTTGTTTGGTGAAGTCGTTGGTAAGGTCGTAGAATTAAACGAGTACGGTCGTATTGCTGCTGAAATGTGGCAATGGCTCGCTCGACAATACCTTTATGTAGAATTAGATGCTTGGGTGGTGATGCCAAATCATTTACATGGTATTCTCATTATTACTGATACTTGTAGCGAAAGCGATCGCAAACCTTTGGGTGGTTTGGTGGGAGCTTTTAAAACTGTTTCCGGTCGAAAAATTAACCAATTGCGCGATACGCCTGGTTATCCGGTCTGGCAACGTGATTTTTACGATCGCATCAATCGCAATGATAAATCTCTACACAATATCCGTCAGTACATCGCGAACAATCCGCTACAATGGGATGAGGATTTAGAAAATCCTAATTGCGATCGTGAAGTGCAATCAAGGCAGATTCCATTTTAA
- the tatC gene encoding twin-arginine translocase subunit TatC, producing MTPPSELESIPQQDPPKLYDPADYESNDDPDYDPYLDEIPDEVEMSLFDHLEELRIRLFYAIAAIAVGFVGCFVFVKPLVRLLEIPARGVTFLQLSPGEYFFVTVKVAGYSGLILASPFVLYQILQFVLPGLTRRERRIIGPIVFGSAFLFLLGLGFAYIALIPAALQFFTNYGAGVVDQMWSIERYFEFVLLLLFSTGIAFQIPVIQLLLGTLGIVSSQKMLSGWRYIILGAAILGAILTPSTDPLTQCLLGGAVVGLYFGGIGLVKVFGR from the coding sequence ATGACCCCACCGTCTGAATTAGAGAGCATCCCCCAACAAGATCCGCCGAAACTGTACGATCCGGCGGACTACGAATCGAACGACGATCCCGACTACGACCCCTATCTCGACGAAATCCCCGACGAAGTTGAGATGTCGCTGTTCGATCATCTCGAAGAACTGCGAATACGGCTATTTTACGCGATCGCGGCGATCGCCGTCGGATTTGTGGGGTGTTTTGTCTTTGTTAAACCCCTCGTCCGCTTGCTGGAAATTCCGGCCCGTGGCGTCACCTTCCTCCAACTCTCTCCTGGGGAATATTTCTTCGTCACGGTCAAAGTCGCGGGGTATAGCGGCTTAATTCTCGCCAGTCCCTTCGTCCTTTACCAAATCCTCCAGTTCGTGCTTCCCGGGTTGACTCGTCGGGAACGGCGCATCATCGGCCCGATCGTGTTCGGATCGGCCTTTTTATTCCTTTTGGGGTTAGGATTTGCTTATATTGCCCTGATTCCCGCCGCTTTGCAGTTTTTTACCAATTATGGCGCGGGAGTGGTCGATCAAATGTGGTCGATCGAGCGATACTTTGAATTTGTCTTATTACTGCTCTTTTCGACGGGAATCGCCTTTCAAATTCCCGTGATCCAACTCCTTTTAGGTACCCTCGGAATTGTTTCTTCGCAAAAAATGCTTTCTGGGTGGCGCTACATCATTCTTGGCGCGGCGATTTTAGGCGCTATTTTAACCCCTTCGACCGACCCCCTCACCCAATGTCTCCTCGGTGGCGCGGTGGTCGGTTTGTATTTCGGGGGAATTGGTTTAGTGAAGGTGTTCGGACGTTAA
- a CDS encoding sel1 repeat family protein produces the protein MQQPSLKNTFEPRGVHPLFPEGQRFKGTVYRHGDRGGAIAPVVLSVHSGGIWQNLLGGNPQERSWGRLLQMSWETLTGGGAIPAERSEYLAIFDSAWLALLRQWVGRVSPELNSLEALKLAAVLVNLGEAIGESAIGDRGENTETAIACCELALDVLKRDSFPQARAPIHNNLALMYSDRLGGDRLTNLSRAFSHYERAAQVSRRQPFPETWESVPLVWSEPDNRLNSRSRFPMEAIAC, from the coding sequence ATGCAACAACCGAGTTTAAAAAACACCTTTGAGCCTCGCGGAGTTCACCCCTTATTCCCCGAAGGGCAACGGTTTAAGGGAACGGTCTACCGCCACGGCGATCGCGGTGGGGCGATCGCTCCAGTGGTTTTAAGTGTTCACAGTGGTGGAATTTGGCAAAATTTACTCGGCGGTAACCCGCAAGAGCGATCGTGGGGTCGCCTGTTACAAATGAGCTGGGAAACCCTTACTGGGGGCGGCGCCATTCCCGCCGAACGGTCGGAGTATTTAGCGATCTTCGATTCTGCTTGGCTCGCTCTTTTGCGACAGTGGGTCGGTCGAGTTTCCCCGGAATTAAATTCCCTTGAAGCACTGAAATTGGCGGCGGTTCTCGTTAATTTGGGCGAGGCGATCGGGGAAAGTGCGATCGGCGATCGCGGGGAAAATACCGAAACGGCGATCGCCTGTTGCGAACTGGCTTTAGATGTTTTAAAACGCGATAGTTTTCCCCAAGCTCGCGCCCCGATTCACAACAACCTCGCGCTCATGTATAGCGATCGCCTCGGCGGCGATCGGCTGACCAATCTATCACGGGCGTTTTCTCACTACGAACGCGCCGCGCAAGTCTCCCGCCGCCAACCCTTCCCCGAAACCTGGGAGTCCGTTCCTCTGGTGTGGTCCGAACCGGATAACCGCTTGAATTCTCGTTCTCGTTTCCCCATGGAGGCGATCGCCTGTTAA
- a CDS encoding PAS domain-containing protein has protein sequence MPSPALSTLEPIAQTTIALAGCAIALACTYWSFKPQASRLRPFLGSLGLWASVCVLAIAVDLAGGGGSHERQWLAVELLGALTALAVGISIPRSVRQFVGSTPEYPEDEKGSGEGDTSLESPSAKGTLAKREAMAQAIRDRRFQAIFDNALESIALLQPDGRVLEINQAALDLAQLTRDEAIGRLFWQIPWWNATRGDRDDAPGETLSAKGTLAKREAMAQATRDRLAETFAEQTRKAFQEAIAGTVARSEFEFDLKDDRCAIATVSFKAIRDDNGAIQFAIAFGPTIDGDAHSPSQLCLYQEQLEKTVSERTTALWEANAQLQREIGDRQTIENALRNSEARLQRLAKNVPGTLYQFVLQDDGAMRFPFISSGCEEIYERSPAQIEADARAIVDAIHPEDRAEWRRSILESARTLTPWYWEGRIVTPSNQIKWICASSRPEKQANGDILWDGLMMDITDRKQAEEALRESEERLQFALEGTEQGLWDWNIATGELYFSPQWTAILGYEEGELETHAHSFEQSIHPDDIDRMKAVLSDHLEGRTPIYETEYRIKTKSGEWKWILGRGKVWKRDARGNPLRAIGIHRDISDRKEYEQALVAAREAALEALSIRSQFLANMSHEIRTPMNGVLGMARLLYQTELSPKQQDYAQIIQNSAVHLLGVINDILDFSKLEAGQMQLDCIDFNLDECIEEVVELLAAQAEMKGLELVVLVYSQVPRHLHGDPVRLRQILLNLVGNAIKFTERGEVMVQVAWEKETQEGVLLRFFVADTGVGISEENQQKLFRSFSQVDASASREYGGTGLGLAICKQLTELMGGQIGVESRLGVGSKFWFTAEFGKQRQALSPPVPLDLAGRRLLVVAQHPRTRQVVQYLAHSWGMHSDAVASVELAREALQRSRRRDRVYDALLLEVPLADRDSSGSVVEGIVGGELGRTRVILMSSLQERDRVEELLGPGSNHYLLKPVKASKLFEKLVEVLRSRAIESAAVAVGSSGDRVASPRENRREGSTSGSVGARSRRSGLKILIAEDHPVNQQVILNQLEALGYEGDCVANGREALDRLAQCHYDIVLMDCQMPVCDGYRATAELRKREGDGDRHTVTIAMTAHAMTEEREKCLAAGMDDYLSKPVELEALARILHRWSPSSPTVRDERPAGALSTPNLLLDRARLDNLSRGKRPLQRRLLVAFLEHARSDLSELAAAIRERNPEAIAHKAHRLKGSAGNVGARGIAASAAEIERLGSEAQSDSVEVGEVSQAIVACLTALERDLDRLEMFVDGDWDIE, from the coding sequence ATGCCGTCACCCGCCCTATCGACCCTAGAGCCGATCGCTCAGACGACGATCGCCCTCGCCGGGTGCGCGATCGCCTTGGCGTGCACCTACTGGTCGTTCAAACCCCAAGCGAGTCGGTTGCGACCGTTTCTCGGCTCCCTAGGCTTATGGGCGTCGGTCTGCGTGCTGGCGATCGCGGTCGATCTCGCGGGCGGGGGAGGCTCCCACGAACGGCAGTGGCTGGCGGTGGAGCTACTCGGCGCTTTGACGGCGTTAGCGGTGGGGATTTCCATCCCTCGAAGCGTTCGCCAATTCGTGGGATCGACGCCCGAGTATCCCGAGGACGAGAAAGGGAGCGGCGAGGGGGATACTTCTTTGGAATCGCCAAGCGCAAAGGGTACGCTCGCGAAGCGCGAAGCCATGGCTCAGGCTATACGCGATCGCCGTTTTCAAGCTATTTTCGACAATGCCCTCGAATCGATCGCCCTTCTCCAACCCGACGGCAGAGTATTAGAAATTAACCAAGCGGCGCTCGATTTGGCTCAGTTGACCCGGGACGAGGCGATCGGTCGTTTATTTTGGCAAATTCCGTGGTGGAATGCGACCCGGGGCGATCGCGACGATGCTCCTGGGGAGACCCTAAGCGCAAAGGGCACGCTCGCGAAGCGCGAAGCCATGGCTCAGGCTACACGCGATCGCCTCGCCGAGACCTTCGCCGAGCAAACCCGCAAAGCGTTCCAAGAGGCGATCGCGGGAACCGTCGCTCGCAGCGAATTCGAGTTCGATCTCAAGGACGACCGTTGCGCGATCGCGACGGTTTCGTTTAAAGCCATACGCGACGACAACGGCGCGATTCAATTCGCGATCGCCTTCGGACCGACGATCGACGGCGACGCCCACAGCCCATCGCAATTGTGCCTCTACCAAGAGCAGCTAGAAAAAACGGTCAGCGAACGCACGACGGCCCTTTGGGAAGCCAATGCCCAATTACAACGGGAGATCGGCGATCGGCAAACCATTGAAAATGCCCTGCGAAATAGCGAAGCGCGCTTGCAACGATTGGCGAAAAACGTCCCGGGAACCCTCTATCAATTCGTCCTCCAAGACGACGGTGCGATGCGCTTTCCCTTCATCAGCTCCGGATGTGAGGAGATTTACGAGCGATCGCCCGCCCAAATCGAAGCCGACGCCAGGGCGATCGTCGATGCGATCCACCCCGAAGACCGAGCCGAGTGGCGGCGATCGATCCTCGAATCCGCTCGAACCCTCACTCCGTGGTACTGGGAAGGTCGGATCGTCACTCCCTCCAACCAAATTAAATGGATTTGCGCCTCCTCGCGACCGGAAAAACAAGCGAACGGCGATATCCTCTGGGACGGTTTGATGATGGATATTACCGATCGCAAACAAGCCGAAGAAGCCTTGCGCGAAAGTGAGGAACGCTTGCAATTCGCCTTAGAAGGAACCGAACAAGGGCTGTGGGATTGGAATATCGCCACGGGAGAACTTTATTTCAGTCCCCAGTGGACGGCGATCCTCGGTTACGAAGAAGGAGAACTCGAAACCCACGCCCATTCTTTCGAGCAGTCGATTCATCCCGACGATATCGATCGCATGAAAGCGGTCTTGAGCGATCATTTAGAAGGACGCACCCCCATTTACGAAACCGAATATCGGATTAAAACCAAATCCGGCGAGTGGAAATGGATTCTCGGACGGGGCAAAGTCTGGAAGCGAGACGCCCGGGGCAATCCATTACGGGCGATCGGTATTCACCGGGATATCAGCGATCGCAAAGAATACGAACAAGCCCTCGTCGCCGCCCGCGAAGCCGCCCTCGAAGCCCTCTCGATCCGCTCTCAGTTTCTCGCCAACATGAGCCACGAAATCCGTACTCCGATGAATGGGGTGTTGGGAATGGCGAGACTGCTCTATCAAACCGAACTGAGTCCCAAACAGCAAGATTACGCCCAAATTATTCAAAATAGTGCGGTTCACCTGCTCGGGGTGATTAACGATATCCTCGACTTCTCTAAGTTAGAAGCGGGACAAATGCAACTCGACTGCATCGATTTCAATCTGGACGAATGTATAGAAGAAGTGGTCGAACTGCTCGCCGCCCAAGCGGAGATGAAAGGTCTGGAGTTGGTGGTGTTGGTTTACAGCCAGGTCCCGCGCCACTTACACGGCGATCCGGTGCGTCTGCGTCAGATCCTGCTCAATTTAGTCGGTAATGCGATTAAATTTACCGAACGCGGCGAGGTCATGGTTCAGGTGGCGTGGGAAAAGGAAACCCAAGAGGGTGTCTTGTTGCGCTTTTTCGTCGCCGATACCGGGGTGGGGATTTCCGAGGAAAATCAGCAAAAATTATTTCGCTCGTTTTCTCAGGTGGATGCGTCGGCGAGTCGGGAATATGGCGGGACTGGCTTGGGATTGGCGATTTGCAAGCAGTTGACCGAGTTGATGGGCGGTCAAATTGGGGTTGAAAGTCGTCTGGGGGTCGGTTCTAAGTTTTGGTTTACGGCGGAGTTTGGCAAACAACGTCAGGCCCTGTCGCCTCCGGTTCCGTTGGATTTGGCGGGGCGGCGGTTGTTGGTGGTGGCGCAGCATCCCCGAACGCGGCAGGTGGTGCAGTATTTGGCTCATTCTTGGGGAATGCATTCGGATGCGGTGGCTTCTGTGGAGTTGGCGAGAGAGGCGTTACAACGGTCGAGGCGGCGCGATCGCGTTTACGATGCGCTGTTGTTGGAGGTTCCGTTGGCGGATCGGGATTCTTCGGGTTCGGTGGTCGAGGGGATTGTCGGTGGTGAGTTGGGGCGGACTCGGGTGATTTTGATGAGTTCTCTGCAAGAGCGCGATCGCGTGGAAGAGTTGCTCGGTCCGGGGTCGAATCATTATTTGCTCAAACCCGTGAAGGCGTCGAAGTTGTTTGAGAAGTTGGTGGAGGTTCTCCGGTCGAGGGCGATCGAGTCGGCGGCGGTGGCGGTGGGATCGTCGGGCGATCGGGTCGCGTCTCCCCGGGAGAATCGCCGCGAAGGGTCTACGTCGGGCAGTGTGGGGGCGCGATCGCGTCGGTCCGGGCTCAAAATTTTGATCGCCGAGGATCATCCGGTCAACCAGCAAGTGATTCTCAATCAACTCGAAGCGTTAGGGTATGAGGGCGATTGCGTGGCGAACGGTCGCGAAGCCCTCGATCGCCTGGCGCAATGTCATTACGATATCGTGTTGATGGATTGCCAGATGCCCGTGTGTGACGGTTATCGGGCGACGGCGGAGTTACGCAAGCGCGAAGGAGACGGCGATCGCCATACGGTGACGATCGCCATGACGGCCCACGCTATGACGGAAGAACGGGAGAAATGTTTGGCGGCGGGAATGGACGATTATTTGAGCAAACCCGTGGAATTGGAAGCGTTAGCACGGATTTTGCACCGTTGGAGTCCTTCGTCTCCTACGGTTCGCGACGAACGCCCGGCGGGGGCGCTCTCCACGCCGAATTTACTGCTTGACCGGGCGCGATTGGATAATTTATCTCGGGGAAAACGACCGTTACAACGTCGTTTGCTGGTGGCTTTTTTGGAACACGCCCGCTCGGATTTGAGCGAGTTGGCGGCGGCGATTCGGGAACGAAACCCGGAGGCGATCGCCCACAAAGCCCATCGCTTAAAAGGATCGGCGGGCAATGTCGGCGCCCGAGGGATTGCGGCGAGTGCTGCCGAAATCGAACGCCTCGGCTCCGAGGCACAAAGTGATAGCGTTGAGGTCGGCGAAGTATCCCAGGCGATCGTCGCTTGTTTGACCGCGTTAGAACGGGATTTGGATCGTCTGGAAATGTTTGTCGATGGCGATTGGGATATAGAGTGA
- a CDS encoding FHA domain-containing protein codes for MITLILVHPQSLSPSQTWSFGDRDVIRVGRSPDNDVVLYSAVVSRHHLELRRIGSCWKIVNLGSNGSFIDDRPLIQAPIIDGLMVRLARSGPQLQIFKGAQSRSVSPGESPIAGPEPQTQSGVLAS; via the coding sequence GTGATTACTCTAATTTTGGTGCATCCGCAAAGTCTGAGTCCTTCTCAAACCTGGAGTTTCGGCGATCGCGACGTGATTCGCGTCGGGCGATCGCCAGATAACGACGTCGTTCTCTATAGCGCCGTCGTTTCCCGTCACCATCTCGAACTGCGCCGGATCGGTTCGTGCTGGAAAATCGTCAACCTCGGCAGTAACGGCAGTTTTATCGACGATCGCCCCTTAATTCAAGCTCCAATCATCGATGGATTGATGGTACGTCTGGCCCGTTCCGGACCGCAACTACAAATCTTCAAAGGCGCGCAATCGCGAAGTGTCTCCCCAGGAGAATCGCCGATCGCCGGACCGGAACCCCAAACGCAATCGGGAGTGTTAGCCAGTTAG
- a CDS encoding NAD(P)/FAD-dependent oxidoreductase → MTRIAIIGCGIIGATIAYELSQVPGLEITAIDRAYEPATGATQAALGVLMGIISQKVKGRAWRLRERTLRRYEILIPELEAIAECSIPYNRQGIVKLCFPGEDLEKWRTLCETRRSQGWSLELLTPEQVRSRYEQLADLDLIGAVYSPQDRQLDPVALTRALVSAATRQGVAFQFGVEVLGARYTETGDRKICQELETSQGSLAVDWAIVAAGLGSTALTEQLGEAVEIRPVLGQGLKVRLATPLAAGRPEPVLTGDDVHIVPLGRGEYWIGATVEFPQAGMELRGDRAQLEAVWERAIAFCPGLANGEIVNTWSGLRPRPEGRPAPVIGPLDGFKNVLLATGHYRNGILLAPATALAVRETIAENEC, encoded by the coding sequence ATGACTCGTATTGCTATTATTGGCTGCGGTATTATCGGAGCGACGATCGCCTATGAATTATCCCAGGTGCCGGGATTAGAAATTACGGCGATCGATCGCGCCTACGAACCTGCAACGGGGGCGACTCAGGCGGCGTTGGGGGTGTTGATGGGCATTATCAGTCAAAAGGTCAAAGGGCGGGCGTGGCGCCTGCGCGAAAGGACTTTGCGCCGTTACGAAATCTTAATCCCGGAACTCGAAGCGATCGCCGAATGTTCGATTCCTTACAACCGTCAGGGGATCGTCAAACTCTGCTTTCCCGGCGAGGATCTGGAAAAATGGCGAACTCTCTGCGAAACTCGCCGTTCTCAGGGCTGGTCATTAGAATTACTGACCCCGGAACAGGTGCGATCGCGCTACGAACAATTGGCAGATTTAGACCTCATCGGCGCGGTCTACTCCCCACAAGACCGACAACTCGATCCGGTGGCGTTGACCCGAGCGCTGGTGAGTGCGGCGACCCGTCAGGGGGTGGCGTTTCAGTTTGGGGTGGAGGTTCTCGGGGCGCGTTATACGGAAACGGGCGATCGGAAAATTTGCCAGGAGTTGGAAACCTCCCAGGGTTCGTTAGCGGTGGATTGGGCGATCGTGGCGGCGGGGTTGGGTTCGACGGCGTTGACCGAACAATTGGGGGAAGCTGTCGAGATTCGACCCGTTCTCGGTCAGGGGTTAAAAGTGCGGTTGGCGACGCCGTTGGCTGCGGGCCGTCCGGAACCCGTGCTCACCGGGGATGACGTGCATATCGTTCCCTTGGGACGTGGGGAATATTGGATCGGGGCGACGGTGGAGTTTCCCCAAGCGGGGATGGAGTTGAGGGGCGATCGCGCCCAATTGGAGGCGGTGTGGGAACGGGCGATCGCCTTTTGTCCGGGGTTGGCGAACGGAGAAATCGTCAACACCTGGAGTGGTTTGCGTCCGCGACCGGAGGGACGACCCGCTCCAGTTATCGGTCCGCTCGACGGATTTAAGAATGTTTTATTGGCGACGGGTCACTATCGCAACGGGATTTTATTAGCTCCTGCAACGGCGTTGGCAGTGCGCGAGACGATCGCCGAGAACGAGTGCTAG
- the psbQ gene encoding photosystem II protein PsbQ, with translation MSRYRSILAGILALITVFVVSCGGPQASEPALYSQIQLERIQEYKADIQSFRDRMSELESLIQERDWIDVGNFIHGPLGDLRRDMGFVARNLDPQDAKAARNKAKELFVHLETIDRAATEANYSLALSNYAEALADFDAFLNQLPNS, from the coding sequence ATGTCACGCTATCGTTCAATTCTGGCTGGGATTCTCGCACTGATAACCGTATTCGTCGTAAGCTGTGGGGGACCGCAAGCGAGCGAACCCGCTCTGTATTCTCAAATTCAGTTGGAACGCATTCAGGAATACAAAGCTGATATTCAAAGTTTCCGCGATCGCATGAGCGAACTCGAATCTTTGATTCAAGAACGCGACTGGATTGATGTCGGGAACTTCATCCACGGTCCCCTTGGCGATTTGCGCCGGGATATGGGTTTTGTCGCCCGTAATTTAGACCCGCAAGATGCTAAAGCCGCTCGCAATAAAGCGAAAGAATTATTCGTCCATCTCGAAACGATCGATCGCGCGGCGACTGAAGCGAATTACAGTTTAGCTCTCAGTAACTATGCGGAAGCTCTAGCCGATTTCGATGCTTTCCTTAACCAGCTTCCCAATAGCTAG
- a CDS encoding alpha/beta fold hydrolase, with product MKIEEKTIEIDGLKWFYRELEPLNPSDRPPVLLLHGLPSQGYSWTEVMPILAERGFRAIAPDWIGFGNSDQPSNSQFNYTPAAFLKALSGLIDAIDLDRFYLVVQGFLGSVGVQYALDNGDRVERLVMLNSPVLSSAQLPWKLRQLGLPFVGDMMTQDPLLVDRTLEGASGYGISEPDLDVYRKPFLTSSAAGRSLMTTIRRLDLKRTSAEIERGLREWEQPTLILWGLQDPWFSATDAEDLAKLLPNSERVNLPEAGHYAQEHWSEDVGEAIATFFKRQVV from the coding sequence AAATGGTTTTATCGGGAGTTGGAACCGTTAAACCCGAGCGATCGCCCTCCCGTTTTGTTGTTGCACGGGTTGCCCTCTCAAGGCTATAGCTGGACCGAAGTGATGCCCATTTTGGCCGAACGAGGGTTTCGCGCGATCGCCCCGGATTGGATCGGCTTTGGCAACTCCGACCAACCGAGTAACAGCCAATTTAACTATACCCCCGCCGCCTTTCTCAAGGCTCTCAGTGGCTTGATTGACGCGATCGACCTCGATCGCTTTTACTTAGTCGTACAGGGCTTTCTCGGCTCCGTCGGCGTGCAGTACGCTCTCGATAACGGCGATCGCGTCGAACGCCTGGTGATGCTCAATAGCCCCGTCCTCAGTAGCGCCCAACTGCCCTGGAAACTGCGTCAATTGGGGCTGCCCTTCGTCGGCGACATGATGACCCAAGACCCGCTTTTAGTCGATCGCACCTTGGAAGGGGCAAGCGGTTACGGCATTTCCGAACCGGATTTAGATGTTTATCGCAAACCGTTTCTGACCAGTTCCGCCGCCGGGCGATCGTTGATGACGACGATTCGCCGCCTCGATCTCAAACGAACCAGTGCCGAAATCGAACGCGGGCTGAGAGAATGGGAGCAGCCCACTTTAATTTTGTGGGGACTTCAAGATCCGTGGTTCTCGGCGACCGATGCCGAAGATTTGGCGAAATTACTGCCCAATAGCGAACGGGTCAACCTCCCGGAAGCCGGACATTACGCCCAAGAACATTGGTCTGAAGATGTGGGCGAGGCGATCGCTACTTTCTTCAAACGTCAGGTCGTCTGA